One Pyrococcus furiosus DSM 3638 genomic window, AGGATACCTAACCCTGGGATACAGCTGGTCAATGATAAGCGTATCATCCTCCGCGATAATAACTGAAAGAGCTCCAGAAAAGAAGAAAGGAGCAGTGATGGGTTCTTACAACTTCATATCCTCAACGGGCGCAATAGTTGGAAGCTTTACTAGCGGATACATAGTTAACTCCTTCAGTGCCACCACGGACTTCGTGCTCGGCTTAACCCTAACTGGACTTTCAATGGTTCCAATAATGATGGGAAGAGGTCAGCCCCTGAACTTTGGCCTCTGGCTGAGTAAGAGAGGTAAGGGCCTTGGCTTGTAGGGGAAGCCCTCCGTCTTCTGCTTTATCTCCTTTATGAGCTCCTCAATCCTTGTCTCGTATTGTTTGCCGTCCTCTCTCCTCCTTACTGTTATCGTTCCAGTCTCTTTCTCCTTCTCTCCCACAACCACTATGTAGGGTATCCACTCCTTCTCCGCCCTCCTGATCTTCTTGCTCAGCCTTTCGTCTTCATCGTCCACATCAACCCTTATTCTTGCCCCTTCTATCTTTCCAGCAACGTACAGTGCATAGTCCAAGTATTCTTTGCTCACCGGGATTACCCTTACTTGAATTGGGCTGAGCCAGAGCGGGAACATTGGCTTCTTTCCTTCCTGCATCAGCTTAGCCTGCTTTTCGAGAATAGCGTACATAACCCTTTCAATTGCACCGCTAGGCGAACAATGGAGGATCAGTGGGTACTTCTCTTCTCCGTTCTCATCGTAGTACGTAATTCCAAACCTCTCGGCGTTCTCAACGTCAATTTGAACTGTGCTTAATGCTGCCGCTTTGTCAAGGTTGTCGACGAAGTTGAACTCGAACTTGAGTATAAAGTAGAAGAACCTCTGCTTCCACATCTCAATGAGCACGGGCTTTCCTATTAGCTTTACCAATTCAATTATGAAGTCCTTGTGCTCGTTCCAGAAGTCCTCCGTAAATCTTATGGCCACTTCATAGTCATCTGGGGTTAACCCAACACCCCCAAGTACCTCCATGCTCAGCTTGAACTGCTTCTTGAACTCATCCTTCGCCTGCTCTATGTCTTTGGCTAATGTATGCATATCCGGCATTGTAAATGCTCTGAGCCTCCTCAAACCTGAGAGCTCCCCCCTCTTCTCTCTCCTGAATGAATAGCGGGTGAGCTCGTACATCCTCAGCGGCAAGTTCCTATAGCTTATAGTTGCATCCTTACTTATCATGAACTGGCCAAAGCAAGCTGCAAACCTCAAGAAGTACCTCTTATCCCCGCTCAGCACTATGTACTGCCTTGCAGGGAATCTGTTTAAGTACTTCTCCAATGCTGGGTGCTCGAAGTCGTACATTATCGGGGTCTCAACCTCCATTGCCCCGTACTCGATGACCTTCTCACTTACGTACTGCTCGAGGAGCGATTTGATTAGCCTACCCTTTGGATAATAGCGAAGGTTTCCTGGGTCACTCCCAGGTTCATAATCAACGAGCTCATGCTCGAGCATTAACCTAACGTGCGGAGGTTCCTTATCGGCAATTCTACTCTTAGCTATCTCATAGTTGGCGAACTTCCTTAGGTTTTCATGGCCCGTGAAGTCGAATTTATCAACCTCCACTAACTCTCCCTCGGGGGTTAAGATGTACCAATAGCTTACCAACTCGGTTTCTTCTTTCTTGAGGGCCTCTGGAACTTCCTCCACCTTTGCCTCTTCTGGGACTATTGTTCTGCTCAGCTCTGCCAATGGGTGTCCCTTACAACTTATCCTGAAGGCCTTATAGTAGCCGAACGGTGCCTTTCCAACGTTGTAACCCCTCTCTTTAAGTCCTTCGTATATTCTTCTAAGGACTTCCTGAGCAACTGAGGGCTTTGCAAGCTCACTGCTTAAGTGGGCGAAGGGATAAACGAAGAGGTTCTCAGCTTTTACCTGCTTTGCAACCTCTATTATCTCGTTGATTGCCTTCTCAACAACCTCATCTGGATTCTTTTCATCAACTTTCTCGACGCTTATGAATGCGACGAGAACTTCGTCCATTCTTCCTTTCTTTTCCTCCTCACTTATCGGTTCTGGGTTTTTAATGGCCTTGTCCTTGACTTCGTACTCGATATAGTCGCTGTGAATTAGAAGCATTCTCATATTATCACCACCTTTAACCTAAAAGCGTGGATTTTTAAATATCTTTGCATTTGGGTTTGGAGATCTTACTATTACTCCACGTATTCCACTTTAATTCCAAGCTTTTTTGCAATCTTCCATTGCTCTTTGTCGCTTGTTAAAAGCTTGCCATACTTTTTTGCTTGAGCCAAATAGAGGGCATCATAAATTGGAATTCCCCAGCTGATGGCTATGTTCATAGCATCCCAAAGATAATTTTCAAGAGGTTCAAAAGTTATAACGTCCTCTTCAAGCCTCTTTAATGCTTCATACATTAACTTAGCTTCCTCAATTGATATAGCTTTGTACAGCACGTAATGTTTCCAGATGGCAT contains:
- a CDS encoding type II toxin-antitoxin system VapC family toxin, which translates into the protein MIVIDASSIAKYILREENWEKVRKYLLDKPYSLTLALAEVSNAIWKHYVLYKAISIEEAKLMYEALKRLEEDVITFEPLENYLWDAMNIAISWGIPIYDALYLAQAKKYGKLLTSDKEQWKIAKKLGIKVEYVE
- a CDS encoding threonine--tRNA ligase, which translates into the protein MRMLLIHSDYIEYEVKDKAIKNPEPISEEEKKGRMDEVLVAFISVEKVDEKNPDEVVEKAINEIIEVAKQVKAENLFVYPFAHLSSELAKPSVAQEVLRRIYEGLKERGYNVGKAPFGYYKAFRISCKGHPLAELSRTIVPEEAKVEEVPEALKKEETELVSYWYILTPEGELVEVDKFDFTGHENLRKFANYEIAKSRIADKEPPHVRLMLEHELVDYEPGSDPGNLRYYPKGRLIKSLLEQYVSEKVIEYGAMEVETPIMYDFEHPALEKYLNRFPARQYIVLSGDKRYFLRFAACFGQFMISKDATISYRNLPLRMYELTRYSFRREKRGELSGLRRLRAFTMPDMHTLAKDIEQAKDEFKKQFKLSMEVLGGVGLTPDDYEVAIRFTEDFWNEHKDFIIELVKLIGKPVLIEMWKQRFFYFILKFEFNFVDNLDKAAALSTVQIDVENAERFGITYYDENGEEKYPLILHCSPSGAIERVMYAILEKQAKLMQEGKKPMFPLWLSPIQVRVIPVSKEYLDYALYVAGKIEGARIRVDVDDEDERLSKKIRRAEKEWIPYIVVVGEKEKETGTITVRRREDGKQYETRIEELIKEIKQKTEGFPYKPRPLPLLLSQRPKFRG